ACCACAGGTGCTGCTGTGAGCACAGATCACCTAAAAATACTTGATTGCTGCTAAATTAAgtcatttcttctttcatcttgTGCCAGCTTCGTTCCTTTGTTTCCTAGGCACTTTTGTGACTTACGATTTTGGTGTCTTTAATTTGAAAGCTGCTTAAAGAGAAAGATCCCAGATCagttatgttaaatatatttttatatatccccGTAGTCTGTTATTCtcgtggattttttttttttttttagacagagtctcactctgttgcccagactagagtgccgtggcgtcagcctagctcacagcaacctcaaactcctgggctgaagcgattctcctgcctcagcctcccgagtagctgggactacaggcctgagccacagtgcccggccttcATTGTGGATTCTTAATAGAGAATTGTCGAATGAATGTGTTTCTGTTAAgtcagtgttttttgtttttttaattagttgTGAAATAACTCCTTTTTCTCGTGCCCCGGGGTAAGGTTTACATTGGAGGAATTCTGGGTATGTGTTGGCATGGGCTATGGTGGCGCCCCCTTGTGGCATAGTGTGGCCTCCCCCAGAAAGCCCTTTAGCACCTCTCCCTTTGACATGTTGTCATAGCTGAGAAAACTTGGGACCtcacaggttttattttattttatttttttttttttttttgagacagagtctcacttttgttgtccaggctagagtgagtgccgtggcgtcagcctagctcacagcaacctcaaactcctgggctcaagcgatcctcctgcctcagcctcctgagtagctgggactacaggcatgtgccaccatgcccggctaattttttttttatatatatatatatatatcagttggccaattaatttctttctgtttatagtagagacggggtctcgctcttgctcaggctggttttgaactcctgaccttgagcaatccgcccgcctcggcctcccaagagctaggattacaggcgtgagccacagcacccggccaggttttattttaataagtcaACAAAACACAAGCCAAGGTCCAGCTGACTTTCCTGCCTGCTTTGTTGATGAGGGACACAGATATCTTTTCTCCTGAGGATCTTTAAAGTAGGGCAGATGGGCCacgtgccgtggctcacacctgtaatcctagcactctgtgaggccaaggtaggaggatggcttcagaCCAGGTGTTGGTGAGACTGGCCtgaacaaagtgagaccccatctctacagaaaaacagaaaacttaggtgtggtggcgcctgtagtcccagctactgaggaggttTGCTGGACCCCAGGATCTcggggttacagtgagctatgatgatggcactgtaccccagccctggcaacagacaacagagagagagaccctgtctcaaaaaaaattaaaaagtgggaCAGATTGTGATACTAGAACAGTCTGACTTTGCTTGGCCTGGGCACTGGAGTGTACCAGGTGAGTGAGCTCACTGGGTCCGTTGGAATCGGacctccagccctggccctggcagaCAGATAGATAGGTTTGGGGTGAACCCAGCCCAGGCATGTGGGTTTAACAGTTCACCTGAGGATTGGggtttattcatgtttttatctTAAGGGTTGTTGATGTGGGCACTTGTTGAATGAATCGAAGAATTTCTATAACCATTAAAAGTTAGAAGTAGACACTGCTTTTAAATACACGTCATCATACATCTCACCACCTACCAACCTGAGAGTGCCGTTACTGTTCCAACAtgactttgtttttgagacagggtctcactcggCCCCCCTtttccctgccccaggctggggtgcagtgccatcatcacagctcactgcaacctcgagaTCCTGGGGTCCAGCgagcctcctgtctcagcctcctgagtagctgggactacaggtgccaccatgtccggctaagttttctgattttctgtagagatgaggtctcactcttgtttaggcttgtctcaagccatcctcctgccttggtctcccaaggtgttgggattacaggcgtgagcccccgcgccagCCTGTAATGTGACATCTTTTAACCTACTTTACAAAAACAAAGTGGGAAAGTGAGTTTGTCGTATGGATCGTAGTTATGAGCAATTGTCAAGTGAGTGCAGGGTTATGCTTTGTCCATGTGTGGCCATCTCGACTAGGTCTTGAAGACTAGCCTGTTTGGATTTAGTTTTGCACATTGAGTCACCTGTTCTGTAACATTGTATAAAGTAATGgtgaagctatttttttttttttttttttgagacagagtctcgctttgttgtccaggctagagtgagtgccgtggcgtcagcctagctcacagcaacctcaaactcctgggctcaagcaatcctactgcctcagcctcccgagtagctgggactacaggcatgtgccaccatgcccggctaatttttttttatatatatcagttggccaattaatttctttctatttatagtagagacggggtcttgctcttgctcaggctggttttgaactcctgaccttgagcaatccgtccgcctcggcctcccagagagctagggttacaggcgtgagccaccgcgcccggccatggtgaagctatttttaaaaggacaactGTAACATCAGCCTGTAACTGTGAGCCCAGGGGCAGTGAGCGAGGGGTGTGTCAGCACCTCCCGGGTTGGGGCGTCTCCAGGGCTGTATCTGCCCGGCCAccctcacccaaggtcacagtcACTTCCCAGAGCCGGGACGGTTACTGTGAGGCCCTTTGTGCTATCTTCCTGCTCTGTCCAGAGAGGGCTTTCACATGGGGCCAGTATCCCGAGTGAGCTGGGCTTCTCAGAAGTGGTGAGGCCACGTGGTCGTGGTGAGGTCTCCTCTCCTCCTGCAAGCAGGTGGAAATTGAAGGCGGGATTAGCAACTGGGAAAGAGCTAAAGTGGAAGCTTCGTTGTAGCTTTGAGTAAGAAGTAAGCACTGTGCAGCTTGCCAGCGGGCTCGCCTGCCAGGTGTTTGCGGCTGGCTTTCCGTGAGGCGGCCTAGCAGAGATGTAGAGAGCATGGAATGGGGTGGAGATTGTGTGTTATTTTGAGCCGACTGTCCAGGACTGGTCAGAGGGCCTGATTCTGAGGTTGAGAGGGTGTTGGTCCACAGAAGGCGAGTGTCTGCTCAGAACGGTGCTCAGTCGCCGTTCTACTTTGGTTCAGTCTGCCTTGGTTCTGACTGGGAGTTTCAGCGCGAACATCCTGGTGGGTTCACCGTGCTCAGCCTGTCCCGGGGCAGCAGCCTCTCCCTGGGGGGCACGCCTGCCTGCGCCCTCGTGCCCCCTGCCCCAGACGAAACCCGAAACAGCTGCTGCCCTGGTCAGCCTGGGGTCTCTGCTCACACGTGGGGTCCTGGACGCGGCCAGCTCCCTCCCACCCCGGGACCCCTGCTGCTCTCTCCCTGCTGGGGCCCTGTGGGGCTGTCCTGTCTGGGGCCTCTCTGGCGCGTGACAACCCAGGGAACGACTGTTTGAACCGTCCCCATCTCAGGTGGCGTGTGGCTGACCAGACAGCATGGTCTTGCTGTGCGCCTGCTCCCCTCGCCCGTGGGGGGAAGGAGAGCGGGGTGCAGCGGGGTGCGGGTGGACCGCGCTTGCAGTCAGGGCGGGCCGAGGTGGACAGACTCGCGTCTGTCCTCTGCTGCTAGACAGACCCTGTCGTGCCGCCCTGGGGAGTCGGGGGAGCCGTTGCCGAGCAGCTGGCTGGGGTCTCCTGTGAGTTCGCAGACATGTTTCTGGTCCTGAGTTTGGGTGTCGCTGTCACTGCTGACAGCTGTAAGGAACCGGGACTTTGGCCCCTCCCCTGTCCCCGCAGAGACGCGCTGCAGGCAGGACGTGCCTTCCCCCACCACGGCGCCACCCAGGCCCTCGCCCTCACCCTCGCCCCCGCCGCCCGAGAGCCCCTCCGTGGCCAAGTACAACGTGAGCGGCAGCAACGGGACCTGCCTGCTGGCCAGCATGGGGCTGCAGCTGAACGTCTCCTACGCGAGGAGCGACAACACGGTAGGGCTGCAGGGCGCCCGTCATGCCGCCCGTGCCTGTGCGGTGCAGCGCGTGGCTCTGAGGGAGCAGCCGTGCCCTGCTGCCCTCCGGCGCGGGCGTGCGTGGCGTGGGAGGCCGCCTGGCGCACAGCCCGAGACATGCAGCTGGCTCCGCAGAGACGCCCCCGgccctggcagagctgggttcCCTCAGACCCCGTGCTTTGCCTTTGCTTTGGAGCAGGGTTGCCCCCAACACGCCGGCTCCCCGAGAGGCTGtggggggcgggcgggcggggtgtTGGGAGCCGACCGACGCGGGACACGCCCCCTCGAAGCATCACTCAGGAGCGGGcaaattatttttggaatgtGGAAGTCTTTCCTAGTGTAAACTCTATTGGCTCTGGTTCTGTTTAAAATGGATGTGGCCTTGAAGCCATTTGTTTTCTCGAGTGAGGGGGACCGGGAGCCTGAGGCGGCGGTCTGCTTGCTTCCCTGTCTAGACCGTGACCAGAGTGCTCAACATCAACCCCAATAAGACCTCGGCCAGCGGCAGCTGCGGCTCCCAGACGGTGACCCTGGAGCTCCGGGGCGAGGATGTCACCCTCCTGCTCTTCCAGTTTGGCATGGTGAGCCGCTCCGCCCCGGCCACTCCCTCAGGGGCTTGGGCCGTGCTTTCCCGATGCCTCCGTCTCGGGCCTGGCCCCCTCGGGACCTCGGGAGACCCAGCTCATGTCTGCCTTGGCTTTGCAGCGAGCCACCTGGTTCCTGGGGCTGCGCCCCTTTCCTGCTGCGAGATGCAGGTTGTCCCGGCAGTCAGGCGTCTCTGTCCCCCAGCTGCACACGCTGCTGCGTGGCGTCTGCCCGGGAGGAGCCGTGTGCGAAGTCAGCACCGTGACACACGGAGAATGTGAATGCCCCCTGCACACGCTTGTCGGTGCACCGTGCAGACGAATTAACAGTCGAGTCTCCGTTTGGGCAGAATCCCGTTCTGCGGAAAGGTCCGGAAGGGAACACTCGACATTCGTGTCCCCAGAACCACACGGGGCCCTCTTCAGACGCAGATTCTGAGTGTGGCGCATGGCTGAGGgccgtctgtctgtctctctctctctcagaacaCAAGTTCCAGCCAGTTCTTCCTAAAGGGGATCCAGGTGAACATGACTCTCCCTGACGCTCGAGGTGAGACCCTACCGCTCtcacggcccctcccccaccccgctttGGCACCCGGGTGACGAGGCACCGTGTGCGTTGCAGACCCCGCCTTCAGAGCCGCCAACGAGTCGCTGCGGGCGCTGCAGGCCACCGTGGGCAACTCCTACAAGTGCAACGCCCAGGAGCACGTGCAGGTCACCCAGGCGCTCTCCGTCAACATCTTCCGAGTGTGGGTCCAGGCGTTCAAGGTGGAGGGCGACACCTTCGGGTCTGGTGAGTAGTGCCGGCTGGTGGGGGCAGCGGCAGCTGGGGAGCCCCTCAGGCTCTTGCTGTGGGTGCTCAGCAGCTGCTGTGCCGGGCGTTGGGGGCCCCTGTCCCCCTGCAACGAGCTGTCTCCCCGCCCGTCTGAGACGGGGAGAGCCGCCCTGGCCCCAGAGAAGCCCAGCATGTCTGGGGACGCAGACACGGGCACCACGCGAGAATAAGTGGTCCTTTCAGGGAGCAGTGATGCCGCTTCTCCCGTGACAGTTGAATATGAAAAGGTCCCCCTATGTCCCGTGCTCCAGAAGGGCCCAGAGGCCCCGGACGCGGCGCGGTGGACTGGCCACGTCCACGCTGCATGGCAGCCTTGGGTTCCGGTGCGGGAGAAGGCGTGTCTGCGGTCTGCTCGCCTTGTGCGAGGTGCCCGTCTGCGCCGGCCTTCCCGGGGCCGGCCAGCTGCACCGGCGGCCCTTCCCTGCCTgctgcgggcgggcgggctgggTGGCGGGGCGGGGTCCCTCTCGAGCGCAGCGTGTCCGCTTGCCCGCAGTGGAGGAGTGTCTGCTGGACGAGAACAGCATGCTGATCCCCGTGGCCGTCGGGGGCGCGCTGGCCGGGCTGGTGCTCACCGTGCTCATCGCCTACCTCGTGGGCAGGAAGAGGAGCCACGCCGGCTACCAGACGATCTAGCGCCCCGCAGGGTCTGCGCCCACACCCCCGACCGGGGGTGTGTTGGGGCGCACTTCCTGGCAAACTGTTTTTTCAGATCTGCTTTATCCAATGTGAAGTTCATCCTGCAACATCTACTATGCACAAAAGAGTAACTATCGAAATGACGGTGTTAATTTTGCTAACTGGGTTAAATATTTTGCTAACTGGTTCAACGTTAATATTTACCAAAGTAGAGCCCCGAGGGAGGGAAGGGTGCCTGTCCCCGTGGGCACTGGCTCCGCTGTCATCGGGCACTCGCCATTCCGGTGTTGGGTTCCTCACTTTGCTCAGATTCAAGGCTCGCAGGGAAAGCCTGGTCCTCACGCTCA
This window of the Microcebus murinus isolate Inina chromosome 13, M.murinus_Inina_mat1.0, whole genome shotgun sequence genome carries:
- the LAMP1 gene encoding lysosome-associated membrane glycoprotein 1, whose protein sequence is MAVPGGARRPLLLLLLGLLQGASSAVFEVKDGNGTACIMANFSAAFLVSYDTQSGSKNVAFDLPPSAHVLNSSSCGKENTSDPTLRIAFGEGHTLTFNFSRNATRYGVQRMSFVYNLSDTRTFPNASSKESKTVESVTDIQADLDTRYHCVSATETRMGGVTLTLRDATIQAYLSNSSFSKRETRCRQDVPSPTTAPPRPSPSPSPPPPESPSVAKYNVSGSNGTCLLASMGLQLNVSYARSDNTTVTRVLNINPNKTSASGSCGSQTVTLELRGEDVTLLLFQFGMNTSSSQFFLKGIQVNMTLPDARDPAFRAANESLRALQATVGNSYKCNAQEHVQVTQALSVNIFRVWVQAFKVEGDTFGSVEECLLDENSMLIPVAVGGALAGLVLTVLIAYLVGRKRSHAGYQTI